Sequence from the bacterium genome:
CACATCTCCCACATCTAATACAGGTATTCTCTTCTGATACATTAACAGGATATTTCTTCAATAATAAAATTCCTGTGGTCCCTTTTATCACAGCAGAATTAATATCATTCTGTACAATACCCATCATAGGTCCACCCATTTTAAGTTCATATCCATCAGGTATAAAATCAATACCGAAACATATCCTGACAATATCTGAAAAAGATGTTCCCAGAGACACTGAATAATTACCAGGTGATATTGCACTATCTCCTGTTATTGTTATAACCCTTTCAATCAGTGGCATTCCTTCATATATTGCACGATATATAGAATAAAGTGTCCCTACATTAAAAACCACAACACCTACATCAAAAGGAAGTCCGCCTTCTGGTACATACTTGCCTGTAACCCTTTTTATAAGCATCCTTTCTGCACCCTGAGGATATTTTGTTTTTAATGCTTCTATTTTTATATCTGAATATTTCTTTACAGAATCTTCTATTATCCCCAGTGCTTCCTTTTTATTGTCTTCTATAGCAAATATAACTTTTGAAACTCCAAGTATCTTTCTAACTATATTCACACCACTTAAAATTTCATCATATCTTTCAATCATCAATCTGTTGTCGGCATTAAGATATGGCTCGCATTCACATCCATTTATAATAAGTGTATCAACTGGCCTTGGAGGAGATAATTTTACAGAAGATGGAAACATAGCACCTCCAAGCCCCACAATACCCTTTTCTTTTAATATATCTATCAACCTATCTCTTGATAATACCTCCCAATCATATAAAGGTTGTACTGAACTATCCAGCACATCTTTTCCATCATTCTCAATAATCACTGCTGGCTGCAATGTTTGAGAAACAGGATGGATTTTTTCTTCTATTGCTACAACCTTACCACTGATGGATGAATGTACCGTTGCAGAAATAAACCCGGCACTTTCACCTATCTTCTGCCCTTTCCTAACATTCTCCCCCAATCTAACAACTAATTTTGAAGGAATACCAGTATGTTGGGAAAGGAATATAAGAACCTTTTCCGGTGTAGGAAATACCTTAATGGGTATTGCCTCTGTTTCCTTCTTCTTTTCCTGGGGATAAACACCACCATAAAAACCATTGGTTCGTATCTCCCTGTTTTCTTTGATATAACTTTTTGCTTCTTTTACAGGAAAAACATTGTAGTCCCTCGTATCAATATGTTTATCTATCTCTTTTTTATAACCGCTTAATCTTTTATATATCTCTACCCATGCACAGGGAATCTCTTTATTCACCTCGCACTTACCATCCCTATTTGCTCCGCCACAGGGACCATTAAGAAGGGATTTAGCACAATCCACTACAGGACAGATCCCTCCTGTTTTATTAAGATAACACTGACCACAACCTGCACACTTTTCTTCTCCGAGAGCAATTCCATGATAACCAACAAGAGATGTAGCATTACCACTTTGAGGTATAGAGTCAGCGAGAGCAAGCACTTTTTTACTTCCATTAAAAAAATTACTGACAAACTGAATCCCCAGTCCACAGGATATTACAGCAAGTGGTACATTGTTATTAAAACTTTCAAGAAATTTACCTGTGAGATGGTTATTGCATAAGAAATCAATACCCGAACATTCCACAATATCTACATTTAACTCCCTCGCTTTCTCAATAACACATCCACACTCTTCACTCTTTTCATCCTTAAACTCATAAAAACACTTCTTACACCACAGGATATACATACTGTTTATACCAGTAAGTATATTTTTTATTTCTTCTCCTGTCTTTATTCTATATTTGGTATAATCAATTACTTTTTCGCCCATTTTGCAGCCCTTACTACATTTCTTAAAAGGATAGCCGTTGTTACAGGTCCTACTCCGCCAGGAACAGGCGTTATAAGAGACACCCTTTCTTTTGCTGTTTCAAACTCCACATCACCTACAATTTTATCTCCAACTCTGTTTATACCAACATCTACCACTACTGCACCTTCTTTTATCCATCCCCCGGGTATAAGATTTGCTTTCCCCACAGCAACAATAAGTATATCCGCACGACGTACATATTCCTCAAGCATACCTGCTTTACTTGTTCCTATATGACATATTGAAACCGTTGCAAACTTATCAACAAGTAAAAGGGCAACCGGTTTACCTACAATATCACTGTGCCCAACCATCACAACATTCTTACCATAAAGGTCAACACCTGTAGAATCAATAATTTCCTTAACAGCGAGTGCTGTACAGGGTGCAAGGAAAGGTCTACCATAAACAATCCATCCCATATTTGCTGGATTAACTCCCTCAACATCCTTCTCCAGTTTTATAGATGCCTGAACCTTTCTCGTATCCATTCCCTCTGGAAGTGGAAGTTGTAAAATAATACCTGTAATACTGCTATCCCTGTTCAATTTTTCTATCTCCAGAATAACATTTTCTTCACTTATATCTGCAGGAAGATTTTTAAGTTCATAGACAATCCCTGCCTTTTCACAGTTCTTCTTCTGCTGGTTTGTATAAACAGCACTGGCAGGATTTTCTCCCACCTGTACAGCCACAAGTTTAGGTACTATCCCTTCTGTTTTTAATATCTCCATTTCTTTTGCCACTTCTCCCTTTATCTTCTCAGCAAGTATTTTGCCATCAATAAGATTACCCATCTCTTTCCTCCAGTTTCTTCATTACTTCATCACATATTTTCTGTCCTTTTTCAATAATATATATTTCTATTTCTCTGATTTCTTTAAGTATCCTTTCAGTAAAATCTCTGTCTTCCTTGATATATTTCACATTTACAAGCACACTCATCTTTGCACTTGTAAATACTGAGATAGCGAGTGATGCAGCAATACCGGTATCAGAGATAAGCCCTTTATTGCCTTTTTCAACAAGTACTTCTGCAAATTTAATAATCCTGAGTATGTTTTTACATATATCAAGATGTAGTTCTGCTGAATTTTTTAAATATCTCTCTACATTCTTATAATCTTTAAGAGATGAATATTTTCTTATTTCTTCATAAACTTCACTATCCTTTTCAATATAAGAAGAAATTTTCTTGAGAATTATCTCATTTTCATCAAATATCTCTTTTAACTCTTTTTCATAAGCAGCATATTTTTCTTTACCCAGTGTATAATTCAATACCATACCGATAAGAGCAGAGCTCAAAGCAGCAACACAGGCAACCACACTTCCCCCTCCTGGTATGGGTGTTTTTGAACAAACCCTGTGTATATAACTTTCCAAGGATTCCTTCAGATAATTGGTTCTGGTTTCGGCATTCATATAATTACTGGTTTATCAACTTTTTATATCTCTCGTAATTCTCATCCCATACTGCTGTATCTTTTGGCTGGTATACAAATAGAGGGAATGATTTTCTTACAATTTCCCGTAACTGAGAAATATCTGCAATTTCTTTATTCGCTATTGCCTGAACAAGGATATTACCTATTCCTGTTGCTTCTACAGGACCTGCAATAACAATCTTTTTTGTTGAAGAAGCAGCAAATTGAGACAAAAGTTTATTTTGAGAGCCACCGCCAACAATATGAAGTGTCTCTATCCGTGTTCCTATAACGTCCTCTAAATTTTCAACAACACATCTATATTCCATTGCCAAACTCTCTAATATCACCCTTACAATATGTGGAATATCTTCAGGAACCTCCTGCCCTGTTTCTTTACAGTATTTTTGAATTCTTTCAGGCATATTTCCTGGATATAAAAACTCTTTATAATTAACATCTATAAAAGACAGAAATGGTTTAGCAGCAGTAGCCATATCAGTTAATTCCTGATAAGAAAATTCCTTACCCTCTCTCTGCCACTGTCTTCTGCACTCCTGTAGAATCCATAACCCCATTATATTTTTTAGAAATCTTACGGTCTTATCATATCCACCTTCATTTGTAAAGTTATATATTAAACTTTTCTCATTTATAACTGGCTGGTCAATCTCCATCCCGAGTAGAGACCATGTCCCTGAAGAAAGATATGCCCATACATTATCTTTAGCAGGAACCGCCACAACTGCAGAAGCAGTATCATGGCAACAAACAGTATATACAGGAATAGGAGATACTCCCAGTTCTTCTCTTAAATATTCAGAAACATTTCCGAGATATGTTGCTGGTGGAACAACATCAGGTAAAAAATGTGTAGGAATTCCAAGTGCTTCCAGTATATCTGTAGCCCATTCACCCGGGACATTACCTTCGTCCCGTTTCACACTGGAATCATACATATGCGAGGTACTGGTTATGGTATATTCAACAACTTCACTACCTGTAAGGAAAAAATTGAATATATCAGGCATAAAAAGAATCTTTTTAGCATTATTTAGAATAGATGGAAACTCTTTTTTTGTAGCATATATCTGATACAGAGTATCAATCTGTCTGAATTGTAGCCCTATCCTTTTGAAAATTCTTTCTTTAGGGATAATACTGAAAACCTCTTCCATTACACCATCTGTTCTTCTATCTCTGTAGTGAAAAGGATTAGAAAGAAGCAGGTTATTCTCTCCAATAAGCCCATAATCCACACCCCAGGTAGTTATCCCTATACCTTCTATATCTCCTTCACTTTTTGCAATAGATATAATTTTTTTAATTTCAGAAAATATAGCAAGAACATCCCAGTGAATATGCGAATGTAATCTTACGTTATGGGTAGGGAATCTGTGAATTTCTCTCAACGAAATTTTATCACCACTAAACTCTCCTATAAGCCCTCTCCCACTTTCAGCCCCGAGGTCTATTGCTATAAATTTTTTTGTTTTCATTCCATATAATCTACACTTTCAAGTTATTTCTGTCAAGATAATATAAGGAAAGAACCCTTTTATTATCTGCGGGGGTTGGTATTTATTGCTGCTTTAATAAAAGCAGCAAAAAGAGGATGTGGAGCAAATGGTTTTGATTTGAATTCAGGATGAAACTGAGTTGCAACAAAAAATGGATGGTTTGCCAGTTCTATTATCTCTACGAGGTTATCATCATTATAAATCCCTGCAAATATCATCCCTTCTTTTTCAAAAAGTCCCTTGTACTTATTATTAAATTCATATCTATGCCTGTGCCTCTCATAGACAACATCTTTCTTATATGCTCTGTAAGTAATCGTTCCCTTTTTAAGATGGCATGGATAGGCACCGAGACGCATAGTCCCCCCCATCTTTTTAATCTTTGTTTGTTCCGGAAGAAAAGAAATCACAGGATATGGTGTACCTGAATTACACTCTGTACTTGCTGCATTCTGAAGTCCACATACATTTCTTGCAAATTCAACTACTGCACACTGCATACCCAGGCATATACCAAAAAAGGGTATATTATTTTCTCTTACATATCTTATCACTTCTATCATCCCTTCAACCCCTCTAATACCAAACCCACCAGGAACTATAATACCAGCAACATCCCCTACTATCCTATCTACCCCTTCTTTCTCTACAAGTTCTGTATCTATTTTTTTATATATAACTCTAACTTTATTGGCAATACCACCATGTACAAGTGCTTCATATATGGACTTATAAGAGTCCTGCAATTTTACATATTTACCTGCTACTCCAATTACAACCTCTCTTTCTGGATTTCTCTGTATATGAACTATCTTCTTCCATTTACTGAGGTCATTATTTTTCTTTAATTTTAACCCTAAATATCTGAGTACAATTCTATCAAGGTTCTGCCTTGAAAAAATCAGTGGTATCTCATATATAAGGTCTGTATCTAATGCCTCTATAACTGCCTCTTTTTTTACATTACAGAATAATGCTATCTTTTCCTTTATATCATCCCCGAGTGGCTTTTCTGTACGACAGAGTAATATATCTGGCTGTATTCCTATCTCTCTCAATCTTCCAACACTGTGTTGTGTTGGTTTTGTTTTCAGTTCATCCGCTGCTTTAATATATGGAACAAGTGTAAGATGTATATGCAGTGTATCCCCTTCCCTCTGGATATGCATCTGCCTTGCTGCCTCTAAAAAAGGTAAACTTTCAATATCTCCTACAGTCCCACCTATTTCTGTAATTACTATATCCACACCATTGGCAACTGTAAGGATTCTATTTTTTATCTCATCTGTAATATGAGGAACTACCTGAACCGTCTTCCCTAAATATCCACCTTCCCTTTCTCGCGTAAGTACTGCATTATATATCTGTCCACTCGTAACATTATTCTTTTTTGTAATATGTGCATTGGTAAACCTTTCATAGTGTCCGAGGTCAAGGTCTGTTTCTGCTCCATCTTCTGTTACAAAAACCTCACCATGCTGGAAAGGATTCATTGTACCTGGGTCAACATTAAGATATGGGTCAAATTTCAAAAGAGTAATCTTATATCCATGCGATTCAAGGAGTGTACCAATAGAAGCAGAAGCAATACCTTTTCCCAGAGAAGAAACAACACCTCCTGTAATAAATATAAACTTTTTCATCATATCTCCTTTTATCTCACTCCCACTCTATTGTAGCAGGTGGTTTAGAGGTAATATCATAAACCACTCTGTTTACACCCTTGACTTCATTCACTATCCTGCTGGATATTACACCTAAAATATTATGAGGAATCTTTGCCCAGTCGGCTGTCATACCATCTACGCTTTTTACAATCCGTACCGCTATAACATTCTCATATGTCCTTTTATCACCCATAACACCTACACTCTTAACAGGGAGAAGAACTGCAAATGCCTGCCACACATCCAGATATAAACCTGACTTTTTCATCTCTTCCATAACTATACTATCTGCTTCGCGAAGAATTTGAAGCCGTGCCATATCTATACTTCCTATAATTCTTACAGCAAGACCTGGTCCTGGGAAGGGATGTCTGTTAACAATGAAATCAGGTAGTCCTATCTCCTTTGCAATACTTCTCACCTCATCTTTAAAAAGAAATCTGAATGGCTCTACAAGGGAAAGATTAAGTTTCTCAGGAAGTCCACCTACATTATGATGTGTCTTTATCCTCGCGGAAGGACCTCCAAAAGGAGATGTGCTTTCAATAACATCTGGATATAAAGTACCCTGCGCCAGAAACTTTGCACCGAAACTACGTGCCTCTTTCTCAAAAATGTGTATAAATGTATTGCCTATTATCTTCCTCTTTTTCTCGGGGTCAGCCACTCCTTTTAATCTCTTCAAAAATATCTCGCCAGCATCAACATATTTAAAATTTATACTTTTCTTAAAAACACCTTTTATCTTTTCTGCTTCTCCTTTTCTTAACAATCCATTATCTACAAAAACACTGAGTGCCTTCTTACCACAGACATTATTAAGGATAATAGCGAGTGTAGAAGAATCAACACCTCCGCTTAATCCACATATAACCTTTTCACTTCCTACCTTCTCTCTAATTTCTTTCTCTGCTAACTCTAACATAGAACCAGGAGTCCATTCTGGCTTAAAACCACAGATACTATAAAGAAAATTCTTCAGTATGGTGGTGCCTTCCTGTGTATGTACAACCTCTGGATGAAACTGAAATCCATATATCCTGCCATCAACACTTTTTATAGCAGCAATCTCTGTATTATCTGTCCTTCCAACTATTTTAAAACCGTCAGGTATTTTAACCACAGTATCCCAGTGACTCATCCATACAATTGTTTTTTCAGACACACCTTGAAATATCCTGTCAGATGTATCCGGATAAAATAATGTTTCTCCATACTCCCTTTTTTCTCCAGGTACAACCTCACCACCAAAATGTCTTGCAATCATCTGCATACCATAACATATACCTAAGACATAAAAACTATCAAAAATTCTATGGTCAAAGTGTATCTTTTCTAACGCAGGAATATGTCCTGGACCACCTGAAAGGACAACCGCTGAGATATTCTTACTTTTAAGTGTTTCAAAGTCAATTGAGGAAGGGAAAATTTCACAAAAAACATTCAATTCTCTTATTCTACGAGCAATCAATTGAGTGTACTGGGAACCAAAATCAATTACCGCTACCATAATATATCTCACTTATATGTTGAGTAATAGTAAGGAGTGTATGACTCAAACTCCCCTGCACAGGTATCCACAAGTTTATAGTTAGATAGTATTCCGTAACTATCTCTCAATTTCCTAATATCCATTTCATTCTTCCTTCCTGTAAGTTTTGCTATATGTCTGTCAGAAAAACCATATTCCTTTGCCTTTCTCAAAACATCAGCAGGAATTTTTTTACCTTTATATTTCTTTATTTTTTCCTCATAGTCCACAAGTTCTTTAAGGTTATATATAAACCATTTATCAATCTTTGATAATTCCGCAACTTCCTCTATGGACATACCTTCTTTTAGTCCTTTCTTTATGTAAAAAATCCTGAAAGGACTTGCTTTCCTTATCCCTTCAATGGTATCAAGTGGAAGTATTATATCCTCATAACCAGAAAATTTTTCTTCCAAACTCCTCAATGCCTTATTCATCGCCTCCTTAAATGTTCTCCCAATCGCCATTACTTCTCCTACGGATTTCATTGAAACAGTAAGATATGGACTGGCAAGAGGAAACTTTTCAAAATTAAACTTAGGTATCTTAACTACACAATAATCAATTGCTGGTTCAAAACAGGCAGGTGTCTTTTTCGTAATATCATTGGGTATCTCATCCAGCGTATAGCCCACTGCAAGTTTTGCAGCAATTTTCGCAATAGGAAAACCGGTTGCCTTTGAGGCAAGTGCTGAACTCCTTGAGACCCGAGGATTCATCTCTATAATTACCATATCTCCATTGTCCGGATTAACTGCAAACTGAACATTAGAACCACCTGTCTCCACGCCTATCTCATTCATTATTGATATAGCCGCAATCCGCATTCTCTGGTATTCCTTATCCGTGAGTGTCTGGACAGGTGCTACTGTAATACTATCTCCTGTATGAACTCCCATAGGGTCAAAATTCTCTATGGAACATATAATAACAGCATTACCATTTTTGTCCCTCATTACTTCCAGTTCATACTCTTTCCAGCCGAGGACTGACTGCTCAATCAGTATTTCACTTACAGGACTGGTTTTAAGCCCTGTGTCAGCAAGTTCCTTAAACTCCTCTATATTATAAGCAACACTACCACCTGTACCTCCGAGAGTAAAGGAAGGTCTTATAATAACTGGAAATCCAATTCTTTTTGCTATATCTACTGCTTCTTCAAGCGTATACGCCACACCACTATCTGGAACTTTAATCCCCACATTTGTAGCCGCCTGCTTAAAAAGCAACCTATCCTCTGCTTTTCTAATTGCTTCATAATTTGCTCCTATAACTTCCACATTATATTTTTTAAGAATACCCATTTCTTCAAGTGCTACTGTGATATTAAGTGCTGTCTGTCCTCCGAGTGTTGGGAGCAGTGCATCAGGCATTTCTTTTTCTATTATCTTTGCAACCACTTCTGGAATAAGTGGTTCAAGATATGTCCTGTCAGCCATTTCAGGGTCAGTCATTATAGTCGCAGGATTACTATTTACAAGTACTACATAATATCCATCCTCTTTTAACGCCTTACATGCCTGAGAGCCGGAATAGTCAAATTCACATGCCTGCCCTATTACTATAGGACCTGACCCGATAAGCATTATCTTCTTTATATCTGTTCTCTTTGGCACATCAATCTCCTCTTTGTTTCTTTATCGTCTCTTTAAATCTGTCAAAAAGATATACAGCATCCAGTGGACCTGGTGCAAACTCAGGATGAAACTGAACTGCAAATACAGGTAGTTTTCTGTGTGAAATCCCTTCAAGTGTGTGGTCATTAAGATTAATATGTGTTATTTCAAAATCATCCTCTTTCAGTGTATTTATATCCACGCAGAAACCATGGTTTTGAACAGTAATATAAACCTTTCCTGTTCTAACATCCTTCACAGGATGATTAGCACCATGATGTCCAAACTTAAGTTTGTATGTTTTACCACCGAAAACCTGGGCAATAAGTTGTATTCCAAAACATATCCCGAACATTGGATACTTCTCAATAAGATTGGAAAGTGTCTTCACCACATAAGGAACTGCTGCAGGGTCTCCGGGACCATTTGAGACAAGGATTCCATCTGGCTTTTCCCTCTCAATCTCTTCCGAGGGAACACTCGCTGGCATTACAACAACCTTCATATCCCTCTCTGCAAGTAATCTAAGTATATTATTTTTAACACCACAATCAAGGACAATAACTTTATATTTCCCTCTATCACACCAGATATATGGTTTATCTTTAATAACATACTTTATCAGGTCTATACCTACAATATCAGGAGACATCTTTACCTTCTCAACCATCTTTTTTAAACTCTGTTTACCTGTAAAGATACCTCCCTTCATTGCTCCCTGGTCCCTAAGTTTTATAGTTATCTCTCTGGTATCAATACCTTCTATACCAATCACTCCGTGTTCATATAAAAGCATATCAAGCGGTTTTGTTGCCCGCCAGTTACTATAAATCTTACTCCTTTCTCTTACTACAAACCCTTCAAGATGTATTCTGCTGGACTCTACATCTTCATAATTGACACCATAATTTCCTATTAAAGGGTATGTCATCACGACAATCTGTCCTTTATAGGATGGGTCATAAAGTATTTCCTGGTAGCCAGTCATACTTGTATTGAAAATAAGTTCTCCATAACTTTCTCCTGTAGCCCCAAATGTCTCACCTTTATAAACACTTCCATCTTCAAGAACTAAATACCCTTCCATATCTATATTCCTTTACATTCAAACTGTTCCTTACTTTCAAAACCGTTGTTTTTAATAACATAGTCCCCTGTAAAACAAGCGGTACAGAACTCATTTTTAGGAAGACCAACAGCAGAAAGCATCCCTTCAAGTGAAAGATAATAAAGCCCATCCACACCGATATCCTTTGCTATTTCTTCTATTGAATATCTATCTGCTATAAGTTCCTTCATTGAAGGAAAATCAATACCATAGAAACATGGATATCTTATAGGTGGACAACTCACCGCCATAAAAATTCTCTTTGCACCTGCTTCCTTTAAGTTCTTTATTCTTAACCTGCTGGTAGTTCCCCTTACAATAGAATCCTCAACAACAATAATATCCTTCCCCTTTATCACATCTCTGATAGGGTTGAGTTTAATTTTAACACCTGTTTCCCTTGAAACCTGAAACGGCTGTATAAATGTCCTTCCAACATAATGATTTCTGACTATACCCATTTCAAAAGGGATTCCTCTCTTCTGAGAAAAACCGAGAGCAGAGATATTTCCTGAATCAGGTATAGGTACAACAATATCCCCATTATAAGGAAACTCTTCTGCTAACTTCTCTCCGAGCCGTTTTCTCGCATTATACACACTGATTCCAAAGATATTACTGTCAGGTCTTGAAAAATATATAAATTCAAATATACATCTTGAAATTGTCTTTCGGGAAAGATAAATACTTTTTAATCCTTTATTGTTAATAAAAAGTACCTCTCCAGGCAAAAGTTCTCTCATATACCTTGCCCCTGTAAGGTCAAATGCACAACTTTCTGAAGCCACAATATAACCACTGTTAATCTTTCCGAGACAAAGTGGTCTGAAATCCCAGGGGTCTTTCACTGCTACAATA
This genomic interval carries:
- the rsxC gene encoding electron transport complex subunit RsxC, translating into MGEKVIDYTKYRIKTGEEIKNILTGINSMYILWCKKCFYEFKDEKSEECGCVIEKARELNVDIVECSGIDFLCNNHLTGKFLESFNNNVPLAVISCGLGIQFVSNFFNGSKKVLALADSIPQSGNATSLVGYHGIALGEEKCAGCGQCYLNKTGGICPVVDCAKSLLNGPCGGANRDGKCEVNKEIPCAWVEIYKRLSGYKKEIDKHIDTRDYNVFPVKEAKSYIKENREIRTNGFYGGVYPQEKKKETEAIPIKVFPTPEKVLIFLSQHTGIPSKLVVRLGENVRKGQKIGESAGFISATVHSSISGKVVAIEEKIHPVSQTLQPAVIIENDGKDVLDSSVQPLYDWEVLSRDRLIDILKEKGIVGLGGAMFPSSVKLSPPRPVDTLIINGCECEPYLNADNRLMIERYDEILSGVNIVRKILGVSKVIFAIEDNKKEALGIIEDSVKKYSDIKIEALKTKYPQGAERMLIKRVTGKYVPEGGLPFDVGVVVFNVGTLYSIYRAIYEGMPLIERVITITGDSAISPGNYSVSLGTSFSDIVRICFGIDFIPDGYELKMGGPMMGIVQNDINSAVIKGTTGILLLKKYPVNVSEENTCIRCGRCVDVCPMELLPYYYAYYGQKGLWNETGKYRVKSCIECGCCQYICSSKINLISLIKKAKKNVDNKG
- a CDS encoding bifunctional 5,10-methylenetetrahydrofolate dehydrogenase/5,10-methenyltetrahydrofolate cyclohydrolase, with amino-acid sequence MGNLIDGKILAEKIKGEVAKEMEILKTEGIVPKLVAVQVGENPASAVYTNQQKKNCEKAGIVYELKNLPADISEENVILEIEKLNRDSSITGIILQLPLPEGMDTRKVQASIKLEKDVEGVNPANMGWIVYGRPFLAPCTALAVKEIIDSTGVDLYGKNVVMVGHSDIVGKPVALLLVDKFATVSICHIGTSKAGMLEEYVRRADILIVAVGKANLIPGGWIKEGAVVVDVGINRVGDKIVGDVEFETAKERVSLITPVPGGVGPVTTAILLRNVVRAAKWAKK
- a CDS encoding cyclodeaminase/cyclohydrolase family protein; its protein translation is MESYIHRVCSKTPIPGGGSVVACVAALSSALIGMVLNYTLGKEKYAAYEKELKEIFDENEIILKKISSYIEKDSEVYEEIRKYSSLKDYKNVERYLKNSAELHLDICKNILRIIKFAEVLVEKGNKGLISDTGIAASLAISVFTSAKMSVLVNVKYIKEDRDFTERILKEIREIEIYIIEKGQKICDEVMKKLEERDG
- a CDS encoding rhamnulokinase, producing MKTKKFIAIDLGAESGRGLIGEFSGDKISLREIHRFPTHNVRLHSHIHWDVLAIFSEIKKIISIAKSEGDIEGIGITTWGVDYGLIGENNLLLSNPFHYRDRRTDGVMEEVFSIIPKERIFKRIGLQFRQIDTLYQIYATKKEFPSILNNAKKILFMPDIFNFFLTGSEVVEYTITSTSHMYDSSVKRDEGNVPGEWATDILEALGIPTHFLPDVVPPATYLGNVSEYLREELGVSPIPVYTVCCHDTASAVVAVPAKDNVWAYLSSGTWSLLGMEIDQPVINEKSLIYNFTNEGGYDKTVRFLKNIMGLWILQECRRQWQREGKEFSYQELTDMATAAKPFLSFIDVNYKEFLYPGNMPERIQKYCKETGQEVPEDIPHIVRVILESLAMEYRCVVENLEDVIGTRIETLHIVGGGSQNKLLSQFAASSTKKIVIAGPVEATGIGNILVQAIANKEIADISQLREIVRKSFPLFVYQPKDTAVWDENYERYKKLINQ
- a CDS encoding CTP synthase, producing the protein MKKFIFITGGVVSSLGKGIASASIGTLLESHGYKITLLKFDPYLNVDPGTMNPFQHGEVFVTEDGAETDLDLGHYERFTNAHITKKNNVTSGQIYNAVLTREREGGYLGKTVQVVPHITDEIKNRILTVANGVDIVITEIGGTVGDIESLPFLEAARQMHIQREGDTLHIHLTLVPYIKAADELKTKPTQHSVGRLREIGIQPDILLCRTEKPLGDDIKEKIALFCNVKKEAVIEALDTDLIYEIPLIFSRQNLDRIVLRYLGLKLKKNNDLSKWKKIVHIQRNPEREVVIGVAGKYVKLQDSYKSIYEALVHGGIANKVRVIYKKIDTELVEKEGVDRIVGDVAGIIVPGGFGIRGVEGMIEVIRYVRENNIPFFGICLGMQCAVVEFARNVCGLQNAASTECNSGTPYPVISFLPEQTKIKKMGGTMRLGAYPCHLKKGTITYRAYKKDVVYERHRHRYEFNNKYKGLFEKEGMIFAGIYNDDNLVEIIELANHPFFVATQFHPEFKSKPFAPHPLFAAFIKAAINTNPRR
- the guaA gene encoding glutamine-hydrolyzing GMP synthase, producing MVAVIDFGSQYTQLIARRIRELNVFCEIFPSSIDFETLKSKNISAVVLSGGPGHIPALEKIHFDHRIFDSFYVLGICYGMQMIARHFGGEVVPGEKREYGETLFYPDTSDRIFQGVSEKTIVWMSHWDTVVKIPDGFKIVGRTDNTEIAAIKSVDGRIYGFQFHPEVVHTQEGTTILKNFLYSICGFKPEWTPGSMLELAEKEIREKVGSEKVICGLSGGVDSSTLAIILNNVCGKKALSVFVDNGLLRKGEAEKIKGVFKKSINFKYVDAGEIFLKRLKGVADPEKKRKIIGNTFIHIFEKEARSFGAKFLAQGTLYPDVIESTSPFGGPSARIKTHHNVGGLPEKLNLSLVEPFRFLFKDEVRSIAKEIGLPDFIVNRHPFPGPGLAVRIIGSIDMARLQILREADSIVMEEMKKSGLYLDVWQAFAVLLPVKSVGVMGDKRTYENVIAVRIVKSVDGMTADWAKIPHNILGVISSRIVNEVKGVNRVVYDITSKPPATIEWE
- the carB gene encoding carbamoyl-phosphate synthase large subunit, producing MPKRTDIKKIMLIGSGPIVIGQACEFDYSGSQACKALKEDGYYVVLVNSNPATIMTDPEMADRTYLEPLIPEVVAKIIEKEMPDALLPTLGGQTALNITVALEEMGILKKYNVEVIGANYEAIRKAEDRLLFKQAATNVGIKVPDSGVAYTLEEAVDIAKRIGFPVIIRPSFTLGGTGGSVAYNIEEFKELADTGLKTSPVSEILIEQSVLGWKEYELEVMRDKNGNAVIICSIENFDPMGVHTGDSITVAPVQTLTDKEYQRMRIAAISIMNEIGVETGGSNVQFAVNPDNGDMVIIEMNPRVSRSSALASKATGFPIAKIAAKLAVGYTLDEIPNDITKKTPACFEPAIDYCVVKIPKFNFEKFPLASPYLTVSMKSVGEVMAIGRTFKEAMNKALRSLEEKFSGYEDIILPLDTIEGIRKASPFRIFYIKKGLKEGMSIEEVAELSKIDKWFIYNLKELVDYEEKIKKYKGKKIPADVLRKAKEYGFSDRHIAKLTGRKNEMDIRKLRDSYGILSNYKLVDTCAGEFESYTPYYYSTYK
- the carA gene encoding glutamine-hydrolyzing carbamoyl-phosphate synthase small subunit, which produces MEGYLVLEDGSVYKGETFGATGESYGELIFNTSMTGYQEILYDPSYKGQIVVMTYPLIGNYGVNYEDVESSRIHLEGFVVRERSKIYSNWRATKPLDMLLYEHGVIGIEGIDTREITIKLRDQGAMKGGIFTGKQSLKKMVEKVKMSPDIVGIDLIKYVIKDKPYIWCDRGKYKVIVLDCGVKNNILRLLAERDMKVVVMPASVPSEEIEREKPDGILVSNGPGDPAAVPYVVKTLSNLIEKYPMFGICFGIQLIAQVFGGKTYKLKFGHHGANHPVKDVRTGKVYITVQNHGFCVDINTLKEDDFEITHINLNDHTLEGISHRKLPVFAVQFHPEFAPGPLDAVYLFDRFKETIKKQRGD